Proteins encoded in a region of the Clostridia bacterium genome:
- a CDS encoding TIGR00375 family protein: protein METYFLDLHVHIGKDSQGRPVKITASPQLTLPNILKECLEKKGIDLVGVVDCGTYGVLADLEEMLLKGELLALKKGGWRYRDKITLFAGMELETIEKEGGRAHYLCFFPHLDKLKDFSHYIWTKVKNKFLSSQVCYLTAVQLLKEVEKRDGLFIPAHVFTPYKSLYGNCAVSLKDVFGREANKIKVIELGLSADRKMALLLPELRDKFFLANSDAHSLDNIGREYNQVAIDSPTFKGLMDLFAGKSGKLIANYGLDPQLGKYHRSFCQRCNCSLLAKPPQLFCSKCGTSEQFVIGVLDRIVSVAEKQVNEKNVDTVEGTYLYQVPLKFLPGIGKVTLEKLLAEFGTEMRVLHQVSFEDLAKVVGAKLAALIIKSRQGTLKIIPGGGGIYGKIDQS, encoded by the coding sequence ATGGAAACTTATTTTTTAGATTTACATGTGCATATTGGTAAAGATAGTCAAGGTAGACCAGTTAAAATAACAGCTAGCCCGCAATTAACTCTACCTAATATTTTAAAAGAATGTCTGGAAAAAAAGGGAATTGATTTAGTAGGGGTGGTTGATTGTGGTACTTACGGTGTTTTAGCTGATTTAGAAGAAATGCTCCTCAAAGGTGAATTACTTGCTTTAAAAAAAGGAGGTTGGAGATACCGAGATAAAATTACGCTTTTTGCCGGGATGGAATTGGAAACAATAGAAAAAGAGGGCGGACGGGCCCATTATTTATGTTTTTTTCCTCATTTAGATAAATTAAAAGATTTTTCTCATTATATTTGGACTAAAGTAAAAAATAAATTTTTAAGTAGTCAGGTTTGTTATTTAACTGCTGTCCAATTATTAAAGGAAGTTGAAAAAAGGGACGGTTTATTTATTCCTGCACATGTTTTTACACCTTATAAAAGTTTGTATGGTAATTGTGCGGTTTCTTTAAAAGATGTTTTTGGTAGGGAAGCTAATAAAATTAAAGTAATTGAATTGGGTCTTTCTGCTGATCGAAAAATGGCTTTATTATTGCCGGAATTACGTGATAAGTTTTTTTTGGCTAATTCGGATGCCCATTCTTTAGATAATATTGGGCGTGAATATAATCAGGTTGCTATAGATTCGCCAACATTTAAGGGTTTAATGGATTTATTTGCGGGTAAAAGTGGTAAATTAATTGCCAATTATGGCTTAGATCCTCAATTAGGCAAATATCACCGCAGTTTTTGCCAAAGATGTAATTGTTCTTTGTTGGCGAAACCACCACAATTGTTTTGTTCGAAATGTGGTACTTCCGAGCAATTTGTGATCGGTGTTTTAGACCGGATTGTTAGTGTGGCGGAAAAACAGGTAAATGAAAAAAATGTTGACACAGTAGAGGGTACCTATTTATATCAGGTTCCTTTAAAGTTTTTGCCTGGAATCGGTAAAGTTACATTGGAAAAACTTTTGGCTGAATTTGGGACAGAAATGCGGGTACTGCATCAAGTCTCTTTTGAGGATTTGGCTAAAGTTGTAGGTGCAAAATTAGCCGCATTAATTATAAAGAGTCGCCAGGGTACATTAAAAATAATTCCGGGTGGAGGTGGAATCTACGGTAAAATTGATCAATCCTAA
- a CDS encoding NUDIX hydrolase, whose protein sequence is MQEKFKKRIREVKGTFLHYYVDEVELADGHLSTRELVIHPGAVTIIALTRKQEVLIVKQYRYPIQRILYELPAGKLEQDEAPLVCAQRELKEETGYLARSWEKLASFYTAPGFSSEYMHLYLAMDLLKVQQEPEPGEIITVEKIYLSKLEQMIKCGEIKDGKTVLGILWLLERMRSN, encoded by the coding sequence TTGCAAGAAAAATTTAAAAAAAGAATCAGGGAAGTAAAAGGAACGTTTTTGCATTATTATGTTGATGAAGTAGAGTTAGCAGATGGTCATCTTTCAACACGTGAATTGGTTATTCATCCTGGTGCTGTGACCATCATAGCACTCACCAGAAAACAAGAGGTTTTAATAGTAAAACAGTACCGCTATCCGATTCAAAGGATTTTATATGAATTACCGGCAGGTAAATTAGAACAGGATGAAGCCCCATTAGTTTGTGCCCAAAGGGAATTAAAAGAAGAAACCGGATATTTGGCACGTTCCTGGGAAAAATTGGCCTCCTTTTATACTGCTCCGGGTTTTAGTAGTGAATATATGCACCTTTATTTAGCTATGGATTTACTTAAAGTTCAACAAGAACCTGAACCAGGTGAAATAATTACTGTTGAGAAAATTTATTTAAGTAAACTTGAACAAATGATTAAATGTGGTGAAATTAAGGACGGTAAAACAGTCTTAGGAATTTTATGGTTATTGGAAAGGATGCGCAGTAATTGA
- a CDS encoding HAD family phosphatase has product MIIPKMLVLDLDGTLLDDQKKINPKNLKLLRHLKEKYPQLLLSIATGRSYLISKNFAQKLKADFLITDDGGAIYKRINQNKYKLVQAFCLPEKASYSIYQLLQKQAVLNSNLTWCMITGLIQYNALLSDKKGTLQKINQAFCPTEKLEQTNLLIFNDFKTLKELGLNTQIIKIITYFGQTKLGRQQSDEFKQHLHNYQLDCLQPLENLFTIHPLGVNKGSTLQYLLKDLKKIKPTEVITVGNDYNDLNMLKLKGFHHYCPSNAAPEIKALQGITILKQTNNQPWLKELLIHYSRTKHTLTPGHIR; this is encoded by the coding sequence ATGATTATCCCCAAAATGCTTGTTTTGGACCTAGATGGGACTCTCCTTGATGATCAAAAAAAGATAAATCCGAAAAATCTAAAATTACTTCGGCATTTAAAAGAAAAATACCCACAACTATTACTTAGCATTGCTACTGGCAGGTCTTATCTAATATCCAAAAATTTTGCCCAAAAATTAAAAGCCGATTTTTTAATTACCGATGATGGTGGAGCTATTTACAAAAGAATTAATCAAAATAAGTATAAATTAGTACAAGCTTTTTGTCTTCCCGAAAAAGCAAGTTATTCTATTTATCAACTACTACAAAAACAAGCAGTCCTTAATTCTAATTTAACCTGGTGTATGATTACTGGACTAATTCAATATAATGCATTGCTTAGTGATAAAAAAGGAACCTTGCAAAAAATAAACCAAGCCTTTTGTCCCACAGAGAAATTAGAACAAACCAATCTTTTAATATTCAATGACTTTAAAACCCTTAAAGAATTAGGTCTAAACACACAAATTATAAAGATTATCACATATTTTGGCCAGACAAAACTAGGAAGACAACAAAGTGATGAATTTAAACAACATTTGCATAATTATCAACTTGACTGCCTACAGCCTCTTGAAAATTTATTCACAATTCATCCTTTAGGGGTAAACAAAGGTAGTACCTTACAATATCTACTTAAAGACCTAAAAAAAATAAAACCGACGGAAGTAATTACCGTCGGCAATGATTATAATGATTTAAACATGTTAAAACTAAAAGGCTTTCATCACTATTGTCCCTCTAATGCTGCTCCAGAAATAAAAGCCCTTCAAGGAATAACTATTTTAAAGCAAACTAATAATCAACCTTGG